A genomic segment from Planctomycetota bacterium encodes:
- a CDS encoding 50S ribosomal protein L34, producing MSTHYPKKISNRKRKRHFGFRARMKTRGGRKVLNAKRRVGRHRLSA from the coding sequence ATGAGCACGCATTATCCCAAGAAGATCTCCAATCGTAAGCGGAAACGCCATTTCGGATTCCGCGCCCGCATGAAGACCCGCGGCGGCCGCAAGGTTCTCAACGCCAAGCGCCGCGTCGGTCGTCATCGTTTGAGCGCCTGA